One Halobacterium zhouii genomic region harbors:
- a CDS encoding SIMPL domain-containing protein: protein MRQQTLVLAVLGAALMVTAGVVGGLTLGAGNAAAASANGDKSVTVSTSGEIEAAADQAIVRVAVTATGNDSNAVRQEIAADVESLRAALQEYGLSSADIRTAYYDISQVRERTPEGMEAGEYRGTHAFELTVNNTSAAGEVIDVAVSNGADQVDGVSFTLSDEKRSQLYNEALTKAMGNARTQAETLAMAGDISITGVHTIVSSETHYRPYALETAAMTSAAGDSASTSVQPGPVMVTASVQVTYNATSA, encoded by the coding sequence ATGCGACAGCAAACACTCGTGTTGGCGGTGCTGGGCGCTGCCCTGATGGTCACGGCGGGCGTCGTCGGCGGTCTGACGCTGGGTGCGGGGAACGCAGCAGCGGCGTCAGCGAACGGCGACAAGTCGGTGACTGTGTCGACGTCCGGTGAGATCGAAGCGGCCGCAGACCAGGCAATCGTGCGGGTCGCGGTGACGGCGACCGGGAACGATTCGAATGCGGTGCGCCAGGAGATCGCCGCCGACGTGGAGTCACTCCGCGCGGCGCTACAGGAGTACGGACTCTCCTCGGCGGACATCCGGACGGCGTACTACGACATCTCCCAGGTCCGCGAGCGGACGCCCGAGGGGATGGAGGCGGGCGAGTACCGTGGCACGCACGCCTTCGAGTTGACGGTGAACAACACGTCCGCTGCTGGCGAGGTCATCGACGTCGCCGTGTCGAACGGCGCCGACCAGGTGGACGGCGTCTCCTTCACGCTCTCCGACGAGAAGCGCTCGCAACTCTACAACGAGGCGCTGACGAAGGCGATGGGGAACGCGCGGACGCAGGCGGAGACGCTCGCCATGGCTGGCGACATCTCCATCACGGGCGTCCACACCATCGTCTCCTCGGAGACGCACTACCGGCCGTACGCCCTCGAGACCGCGGCGATGACCAGCGCAGCCGGGGATTCGGCGAGCACGTCGGTGCAGCCGGGTCCGGTGATGGTCACCGCGAGCGTGCAGGTGACGTACAACGCGACGTCAGCGTAA
- a CDS encoding TIGR00341 family protein, whose amino-acid sequence MRLVQVTVPRGKREAVLDVLDERDIDYVVVDETSGREYTAVVNFPLPTEAVEEVLSELRSSGLSEEAYTVVVDAETVVSRNFEELKQQYAAEVEHNQIACEELVATVEEFTSSRRTFVVMLVVSAVLATAGALLDSAIVMVGANVIVPLMNPAMAASVGSVLSDRDLFARGVRWQLAGLALVVVAASAFALFVRVTGLLPPDTDVLTLEQVRQGSSSSLLSLVVALGAGVAGSVSLMTGVSSALVGVAIAVALVPPAATVGIGIAWTAPGLALESGVLLVVNLVSINLAALVVLWRAGYRPVEFKETDEARSETLKRGAVLVVLILVLAAFIGVTTNAARSRAGFEQSVRDDIESLLDEPRYGDTVLLDVTVEYGPGTLFAQPTRVVVRVGRTDAEPVPGLADAIAARLNASGSMRVEVESVQVATAD is encoded by the coding sequence GTGCGACTCGTTCAGGTGACGGTTCCCCGCGGGAAGCGCGAAGCAGTCCTGGATGTGCTCGACGAGCGAGACATCGACTACGTGGTGGTCGACGAGACCAGCGGCCGGGAGTACACCGCGGTCGTGAACTTTCCGCTACCGACGGAGGCCGTCGAGGAGGTGCTGTCGGAACTACGTTCGAGTGGGCTCTCGGAGGAAGCGTACACGGTCGTGGTGGACGCAGAGACGGTGGTGTCGCGGAACTTCGAGGAACTCAAACAGCAGTACGCGGCGGAGGTCGAGCACAATCAGATCGCCTGCGAGGAGTTGGTCGCGACCGTCGAGGAGTTCACGTCGAGTCGCCGGACGTTCGTCGTGATGCTCGTGGTGAGTGCGGTGCTGGCGACGGCGGGTGCGCTCCTTGACTCGGCCATCGTGATGGTCGGCGCGAACGTCATCGTTCCGCTGATGAACCCCGCGATGGCGGCCAGCGTCGGGAGTGTCCTGAGCGATCGCGACCTGTTCGCTCGCGGGGTTCGCTGGCAACTCGCCGGCCTCGCGCTGGTGGTGGTTGCGGCGAGCGCGTTCGCACTGTTCGTCCGGGTGACCGGCCTGCTACCGCCGGACACCGACGTGCTCACGCTGGAGCAGGTGCGCCAGGGGTCGTCCTCGAGTCTGCTGTCACTCGTGGTGGCGCTGGGCGCGGGCGTGGCGGGGTCGGTGAGCCTGATGACGGGCGTGTCGTCGGCGCTCGTGGGGGTGGCGATCGCGGTGGCGCTCGTCCCGCCGGCGGCGACCGTCGGCATCGGTATCGCGTGGACGGCGCCCGGACTCGCGCTCGAATCGGGCGTCCTGCTCGTCGTGAACTTGGTCTCCATCAACCTCGCGGCGCTCGTCGTGCTCTGGCGCGCCGGCTACCGGCCCGTGGAGTTCAAGGAGACGGACGAGGCGCGGAGCGAGACGCTGAAGCGCGGTGCCGTTCTCGTCGTCCTGATCCTCGTGCTCGCGGCGTTCATCGGCGTCACGACGAACGCCGCGCGCTCCAGGGCTGGGTTCGAGCAGTCGGTCCGGGACGACATCGAGTCGCTGCTCGACGAACCACGGTACGGCGACACCGTCCTGTTGGACGTCACGGTCGAATACGGGCCCGGGACGCTGTTCGCACAGCCCACTCGCGTGGTGGTCCGCGTCGGCCGAACGGACGCCGAACCCGTCCCCGGGTTAGCCGACGCCATCGCGGCCCGGCTGAACGCGTCCGGCTCGATGCGCGTGGAGGTCGAATCCGTGCAGGTCGCGACAGCGGACTGA
- a CDS encoding TIGR00341 family protein, protein MRLVQVTVPRGKREAVLEALDERDIDYVVTDETSGREYTAVVNFPVPTEAVSDALDAIRSAGISEDAYTVVVDAETVISRRFEELEARYAEDEETTDRIAREELVARAEDLAPSRTTYVVMTLVSTVIAAAGLLLDSPATVVGSMVIAPLLGPAMAASVGTVVDDQDLFRRGVYLQFVGLVLSVAGAAVFAFVLKEVHIVPPGLDVLSLSEVRERLRPDFLSLVVALGAGIAGVFSLMTGVSSALVGVAIAVALIPPAATVGIGIAWGLPSLAIGSAVLTLVNVLSINLAALIVLWYSGYRPERFFHVPNARSALLKRAAILAAAILVLSTFLGGVTYSSYQTATTEQAVTDGISDIVTNSTYENVTLLETQFRYDTGIVFRQPQTVVVTLGVPPDADLPELAARLEERVEERSGSEVSLQVRYTFVQHVE, encoded by the coding sequence GTGCGACTCGTTCAGGTGACGGTCCCCCGCGGCAAACGCGAAGCAGTCCTCGAGGCGCTCGACGAGCGGGACATCGACTACGTGGTGACCGACGAGACCAGCGGCCGGGAGTACACCGCGGTCGTGAACTTCCCCGTTCCGACGGAAGCCGTCTCGGACGCCCTCGACGCGATCCGGTCGGCGGGCATCTCGGAGGACGCGTACACCGTCGTCGTCGACGCGGAGACCGTCATTTCGCGGCGGTTCGAGGAACTGGAGGCGAGGTACGCCGAGGACGAGGAGACCACCGACCGCATCGCGCGCGAGGAACTCGTCGCGCGCGCCGAAGACCTCGCCCCTTCGCGGACGACGTACGTCGTGATGACGCTCGTGAGTACCGTCATCGCGGCGGCAGGCCTCCTCCTGGATTCGCCGGCAACGGTCGTCGGGTCGATGGTCATCGCGCCGCTGCTGGGTCCCGCGATGGCGGCGAGCGTCGGCACCGTCGTGGACGACCAGGACCTGTTCCGGCGCGGTGTCTACCTCCAGTTCGTGGGTCTCGTGCTTTCGGTCGCGGGCGCAGCGGTGTTCGCGTTCGTCCTGAAGGAAGTCCACATCGTTCCGCCTGGTCTGGACGTGTTGTCGCTCTCGGAGGTCCGGGAGCGACTGCGCCCGGACTTCCTCTCACTCGTCGTGGCCCTGGGCGCGGGCATCGCGGGCGTGTTCAGCCTGATGACCGGCGTCTCGTCGGCGCTCGTCGGCGTCGCCATCGCGGTGGCGCTGATTCCGCCGGCGGCGACAGTCGGCATCGGCATCGCGTGGGGCCTGCCGTCGCTCGCCATCGGGTCGGCGGTGCTCACGCTCGTCAACGTGCTCTCCATCAACCTGGCGGCGCTCATCGTGCTCTGGTACTCGGGCTATCGGCCCGAGCGCTTCTTCCACGTCCCGAACGCGCGCTCCGCGCTGCTGAAGCGCGCGGCCATCCTCGCCGCCGCCATCCTCGTGCTGTCGACGTTCCTCGGCGGCGTTACGTACTCCTCCTACCAGACCGCGACGACCGAGCAAGCGGTCACGGATGGCATCTCGGACATCGTCACGAACTCGACGTACGAGAACGTCACCCTGCTCGAGACCCAGTTCCGGTACGACACAGGCATCGTGTTCCGTCAGCCACAGACGGTGGTGGTCAC